The Clostridium sp. AWRP genome has a window encoding:
- a CDS encoding macro domain-containing protein: MIKIGNNTIEIKKGDITKEHSDAIVNPANSRLQHGGGAALAIVSAGGFEIQNDSNKLISIIGSVPVGKAVITYGHKLPAKFVIHTVGPVMGEGNENEKLKKAVTSVLNLAECYNLHSISIPAISSGIFGFPKDKCGKILIETTIEFFKKKDTSLNKVVMCNFDEKTYNIFLKESKKYLLK, encoded by the coding sequence ATGATTAAAATAGGTAATAACACAATTGAAATCAAAAAAGGAGATATAACAAAAGAACACAGTGATGCCATTGTAAATCCTGCAAACAGCAGATTACAACATGGAGGAGGTGCAGCTCTAGCCATAGTCTCTGCTGGTGGATTTGAAATACAAAATGATAGCAATAAACTTATATCCATAATTGGAAGTGTTCCCGTTGGAAAAGCAGTCATAACATATGGACATAAGCTACCTGCCAAATTTGTTATACACACCGTAGGTCCTGTAATGGGTGAGGGCAATGAAAATGAGAAACTAAAAAAAGCTGTAACAAGTGTGCTCAATCTGGCAGAATGCTATAATTTACATTCTATATCCATTCCAGCCATAAGTTCTGGTATATTTGGTTTTCCAAAAGATAAATGTGGAAAAATACTCATTGAAACTACTATAGAATTTTTCAAAAAGAAAGATACAAGTTTAAATAAAGTTGTAATGTGCAATTTTGACGAAAAGACCTATAACATTTTCCTGAAAGAATCAAAAAAATATCTACTTAAATAA
- a CDS encoding VanZ family protein: MKKVILIILCILWMGFIFYNSSNSGDISNARSYNILDNLRKEYRQIKENKILSKNVNSNVQIKTQKEQVKSAYVHPTENREEKLNLIIRKNAHAFEYFILAILVSGLLFEFNVKGAKALIYIMFVCLFYAVTDEFHQMFVPGRSSLVSDVLIDFLGSLIGIFIFYATYYLVHKIKLRQKGSLILFK; encoded by the coding sequence ATTAAAAAGGTAATTTTGATTATTTTATGTATTCTTTGGATGGGATTTATATTTTACAACTCATCAAATAGTGGTGACATCTCTAATGCAAGAAGCTATAACATATTGGACAATTTAAGAAAAGAGTACAGACAAATCAAGGAAAACAAAATTTTAAGTAAAAATGTAAATAGCAATGTTCAAATTAAAACTCAAAAAGAGCAAGTTAAAAGTGCATATGTGCATCCTACAGAAAATAGAGAAGAAAAGCTGAATTTAATTATAAGAAAAAATGCACATGCATTCGAGTACTTTATACTTGCTATTTTAGTTAGTGGACTATTATTTGAATTTAATGTAAAAGGTGCAAAAGCTCTAATATACATAATGTTTGTATGTCTTTTTTATGCTGTTACAGATGAATTTCATCAAATGTTTGTTCCTGGCAGAAGTTCTCTTGTAAGTGATGTACTGATAGATTTTTTGGGAAGCTTGATTGGAATCTTTATTTTTTATGCAACTTATTATTTGGTTCATAAAATAAAATTAAGACAAAAAGGAAGCCTAATTTTATTTAAGTAG
- a CDS encoding efflux RND transporter periplasmic adaptor subunit: protein MKKIILVCLVVIGVFLGGCSYNKNSAPTKTITNSNEQNDKGSFIMGGKITTNEDTQITSNISARVSEVSVDIGTKVTDGQVVIKLDTQDLQNQVDQAQNTLNAANSSLTSAQNSVYNSTSLTGSSASSNVSTYQSQVNQAQAALKAAQNSLNNATITSPISGTVSAKNVNVGDMAYPGKPLISIVNSDKLYVNAYAPSYILNKINVGQNVIIRVPDLPNQDFQGKVTVINSKVESQSSDVLVKVTINGKNPSLKPGMFAEIGLE from the coding sequence ATGAAAAAGATTATTTTAGTTTGTTTAGTGGTTATAGGGGTGTTTTTAGGTGGCTGTAGTTATAATAAAAATTCAGCTCCTACAAAGACAATTACAAATTCTAATGAACAGAATGATAAGGGTTCGTTTATAATGGGAGGAAAGATTACAACAAATGAAGATACTCAAATAACTTCAAACATTTCGGCAAGGGTTTCAGAAGTATCTGTAGACATAGGAACAAAAGTAACAGATGGACAAGTTGTTATAAAATTGGATACCCAAGATCTTCAGAATCAAGTTGATCAAGCACAGAATACATTAAATGCTGCAAATTCGAGTTTAACTAGTGCACAAAATAGTGTGTATAATAGTACAAGCTTAACAGGTAGTTCTGCATCGTCCAATGTAAGTACTTATCAAAGTCAAGTAAATCAGGCACAGGCTGCATTAAAAGCTGCTCAAAATTCGCTTAATAATGCTACTATTACATCACCTATTTCAGGAACAGTTAGTGCTAAAAATGTAAATGTTGGCGATATGGCTTATCCAGGTAAACCTCTTATATCAATAGTTAATTCTGATAAATTATATGTAAATGCATATGCACCATCTTATATTTTAAATAAGATTAACGTTGGCCAAAATGTAATTATTAGAGTACCTGATCTTCCAAATCAGGATTTTCAAGGAAAAGTAACTGTCATAAATTCTAAAGTAGAGTCGCAAAGTTCAGATGTTTTAGTAAAGGTTACTATAAATGGTAAAAATCCATCTTTGAAACCGGGTATGTTTGCGGAAATCGGATTAGAGTAG
- a CDS encoding glycoside hydrolase family 130 protein, producing the protein MDIRRYKNNPIITCSDITPSSKDFQVIGVLNPGAAECNGEVVLALRIAERVKQETEDYMRIPLLDENNKLKLLTINKKDADYDFSDSRVIKKVDSNVDFDYLTSMSHIRIARSCDGVNFKIDDVPFIFPENKYESFGIEDPRITKIDHNYYMTYSAVSKYGIVVELAVTNDFKSYKKLGNIFNTENKDAVIFPEKIGEKYFALNRPVSKSTGNPVIWISESDNLINWGNHKILACTRENSWDSAKIGAGVPPIKTDEGWLELYHGVDDMEHYSMGALLLDINCPEKVIGRSKEPILKPEENYEKSGFFSDVIFPCGAVLQEDELYIYYGICDNSIGLAVVKIKDILNTLD; encoded by the coding sequence ATGGATATAAGAAGATATAAAAATAATCCAATTATAACCTGCAGCGATATAACTCCTTCCAGTAAAGACTTTCAGGTTATAGGGGTGCTTAATCCAGGAGCAGCAGAGTGTAATGGAGAAGTAGTTTTAGCTCTGAGAATAGCTGAAAGAGTTAAGCAGGAAACGGAAGATTATATGAGAATACCCCTTTTAGATGAAAATAATAAACTTAAATTGCTAACTATAAATAAAAAAGATGCAGACTATGATTTTAGTGATTCAAGAGTTATAAAAAAAGTAGACAGCAATGTTGATTTTGACTATCTTACTTCTATGTCACATATAAGAATTGCAAGAAGCTGCGATGGTGTAAATTTTAAAATAGACGATGTTCCTTTTATTTTCCCGGAAAATAAATATGAAAGCTTTGGAATTGAAGATCCAAGAATAACTAAAATAGACCATAATTATTATATGACTTATAGTGCAGTATCCAAGTATGGTATAGTAGTGGAGTTAGCTGTAACCAATGATTTTAAAAGTTATAAAAAATTAGGTAATATTTTTAATACTGAAAATAAAGACGCAGTGATTTTTCCTGAAAAAATAGGTGAAAAGTATTTTGCATTAAATAGGCCGGTATCAAAGAGTACCGGAAATCCTGTAATATGGATATCTGAATCGGATAACTTGATCAACTGGGGAAATCACAAAATATTGGCATGTACTAGAGAAAACTCTTGGGATTCTGCCAAAATAGGGGCAGGGGTACCTCCAATAAAAACAGATGAAGGATGGCTTGAATTGTACCATGGGGTAGATGATATGGAGCACTATTCTATGGGAGCACTTTTACTTGATATAAATTGCCCGGAGAAAGTTATTGGACGAAGCAAAGAGCCCATTCTTAAACCTGAAGAAAATTATGAAAAATCGGGGTTCTTTTCAGATGTTATCTTCCCTTGTGGTGCTGTTTTGCAGGAAGATGAATTATATATATATTATGGAATATGTGATAATTCCATTGGACTTGCGGTGGTAAAAATAAAGGACATTTTGAATACACTAGATTAA
- a CDS encoding Ig-like domain-containing protein, producing MIKNLKNLLMFASIVAMYQLNPCNVVLASDVSTNTTQPQTQVVSNQDNSKIQTLQDTSQILASQGESKYISESNSSSPVSESSGNLLPANADNVDNVPVDKSWIIHFNQPIDLSSAKENVKIINKKTNAEVPINISLSNYDSYMTISTVSAYDPESYYILKVSNNLMGRYNKVLKTALAMNFKTGAKIENIDDISVSINQGDSYKLPDEVTAVMSDGEKKQVVVEWNKKVNTLASPGKYVYEGQVKGYSKEVDLSLTINPSTKNVDSIASTSMWIWELQNQVDAYGGIDNLIAKLKSMGINNVCIKYNEGSKPSGGGTNFRDDFLKYVGYFKEAGFKVGTWGYNHFDDVQGEGNLIIDALNNSDYYVFDAENAVENKTEQTEEICELIRSQCPNAIIGYTSFPIASYHQDIAYSVFNKYCDFSAPQCYWGEMQWSVNRCLDQMAADYKAYGLDKPLYPIIQTYSINYEDYAAYSKYGYKATGLWSLDDIGQTFVQYINDMGSKFNN from the coding sequence TTGATTAAAAATTTAAAGAATCTTTTAATGTTTGCATCAATTGTTGCAATGTATCAGCTAAATCCGTGTAATGTTGTATTAGCGAGTGATGTTTCTACTAATACAACCCAACCTCAAACTCAAGTAGTATCGAATCAAGACAATTCAAAAATCCAAACATTACAAGATACATCCCAAATTTTAGCATCACAAGGGGAATCTAAGTACATATCAGAAAGTAATTCTAGTTCTCCAGTAAGTGAAAGTAGTGGTAACCTTTTGCCAGCAAATGCGGATAATGTGGACAACGTCCCTGTGGATAAAAGCTGGATAATTCACTTTAACCAACCTATAGATTTGTCTTCAGCTAAAGAAAATGTAAAAATTATAAACAAAAAAACTAATGCAGAAGTGCCTATAAATATATCTTTAAGCAATTACGATAGTTATATGACTATATCTACAGTTTCAGCTTATGATCCTGAAAGTTATTATATATTAAAAGTAAGTAATAATTTAATGGGTAGATATAACAAGGTTTTAAAAACTGCTCTTGCCATGAATTTTAAAACTGGGGCAAAAATAGAGAATATAGATGATATCAGTGTGTCCATAAATCAAGGTGATAGTTATAAGCTGCCGGATGAGGTGACTGCAGTTATGTCTGATGGAGAAAAAAAGCAGGTAGTAGTTGAGTGGAATAAGAAAGTAAATACTTTAGCTTCACCGGGAAAGTATGTTTATGAAGGACAGGTAAAAGGGTACAGTAAAGAGGTTGATCTGTCTTTAACTATAAACCCTTCCACTAAAAATGTTGATAGTATAGCTTCTACTTCTATGTGGATATGGGAACTTCAAAATCAAGTGGATGCTTATGGAGGCATAGATAATTTAATAGCAAAATTAAAATCTATGGGTATAAACAATGTGTGTATTAAATACAATGAGGGTTCCAAACCTTCAGGTGGTGGCACCAATTTTAGAGATGATTTTTTAAAGTATGTTGGATATTTCAAAGAGGCAGGATTTAAAGTAGGAACATGGGGTTACAATCATTTTGATGATGTTCAAGGTGAGGGTAATTTAATAATAGATGCGTTAAATAACAGCGATTACTATGTTTTTGATGCAGAAAATGCTGTAGAAAATAAAACCGAGCAGACAGAGGAAATATGTGAGCTTATAAGAAGCCAGTGTCCTAACGCAATAATTGGGTATACATCTTTTCCAATAGCCAGTTATCACCAGGATATAGCTTATTCCGTTTTTAACAAATACTGTGACTTTTCAGCACCTCAGTGTTATTGGGGAGAAATGCAGTGGTCTGTAAATAGATGTTTGGATCAAATGGCTGCAGATTATAAAGCATATGGATTGGACAAGCCATTGTATCCTATAATACAAACTTACAGCATAAATTATGAAGATTATGCTGCATATAGTAAATATGGCTATAAAGCTACAGGTCTTTGGTCTCTGGATGATATAGGACAAACTTTTGTCCAATATATAAATGATATGGGAAGCAAGTTTAATAATTAA
- a CDS encoding Ldh family oxidoreductase: MSYTKVKYEDIKKLCNLVFEKFGFNQEDSETITSVLLLSDLYGIESHGIQRLVKYYSEIKSGLININSKIKIVKETPVSATIDGMGGMGQLIGKRAMNLAIKKAKTSGMGMVVVRNSNHYGIAGYYAKMAEEEGLLGISMTNSPAVMVPTFGKEAMLGTNPIAISFPAKPYPFLMDMATSVVTRGKIEVYNKRHEPLPIGLALNSDGEDTTDPLDVLLNVRKNSGGGLLPLGGSKESTGGHKGYGFALAIEMFTAILSGGFTANKVSLDRENGSGTCHYFFAVDYGIFGDKQSIERSFSSYLNELRNSKKAKGAARIYTHGEKEVESYKDKMENGIPVNDTTLKEIYDICDYFNIKASDYVTEVTQ; the protein is encoded by the coding sequence ATGTCATACACCAAGGTTAAGTATGAAGATATAAAAAAGCTATGTAATTTGGTTTTTGAAAAATTTGGATTCAATCAGGAAGATAGTGAGACCATAACTAGCGTTTTACTTTTGTCAGACCTATATGGAATTGAATCACATGGTATCCAAAGGCTAGTCAAATACTACAGTGAAATAAAAAGCGGCCTTATAAATATCAATTCTAAAATAAAAATAGTAAAGGAAACACCTGTATCTGCAACAATAGATGGCATGGGAGGTATGGGACAGCTCATCGGTAAAAGAGCCATGAATCTGGCAATTAAAAAGGCTAAAACTTCAGGAATGGGTATGGTAGTAGTTAGAAATTCAAATCACTATGGTATTGCAGGCTACTATGCTAAAATGGCTGAGGAGGAAGGACTTCTTGGAATTTCAATGACCAACTCTCCAGCTGTAATGGTACCAACCTTTGGTAAAGAGGCTATGCTTGGTACAAATCCTATTGCCATATCTTTCCCAGCTAAACCCTACCCATTTTTAATGGATATGGCTACTAGCGTAGTTACCAGGGGAAAAATTGAAGTTTATAATAAAAGGCATGAACCTCTTCCCATTGGTCTAGCTTTAAATAGTGACGGTGAAGATACTACAGATCCATTAGATGTACTTCTTAATGTACGAAAAAATTCTGGAGGAGGACTACTTCCTCTTGGAGGATCAAAAGAATCAACCGGAGGACATAAAGGTTATGGTTTTGCACTTGCAATTGAAATGTTTACAGCAATTTTGTCTGGAGGATTTACTGCAAATAAAGTTAGCTTAGATAGGGAAAATGGATCTGGAACATGTCATTATTTCTTTGCAGTGGATTATGGTATATTTGGGGATAAACAATCCATTGAAAGAAGCTTTTCCAGTTACCTGAATGAACTTAGAAATTCAAAGAAAGCAAAAGGTGCTGCAAGAATATATACTCATGGTGAGAAAGAAGTAGAATCTTATAAGGATAAAATGGAAAATGGAATTCCAGTAAACGACACTACTCTTAAAGAAATATACGACATATGTGACTACTTTAATATAAAAGCTAGTGACTATGTAACTGAAGTAACACAATAA
- a CDS encoding alpha/beta hydrolase, translating to MSNFYTKSGVRLTYAESGKGKKAIVFIHGMLCSKDFFQKQISFFKDKDYHAVAVDLRGHGDSDKPLEGYTVKTYASDVHELIQKLNLEKPILVGWSMGSMVIWDYFDMFPGEVGGLVCVDQSPSDFAWPNWKFGVMTTNDLKEISEVTQTNREPFYKELIGLMLHAPSKEDSEFFLSQLMKIPPVIAEAIVLNQTYQDYRETIKNINVPTFVAFGEDPKLNPPEAGMWIKDNIKDSKIKIFKNSSHCPFWEEPDEFNKAVKDFADSIK from the coding sequence ATGAGTAATTTCTACACAAAATCAGGTGTAAGACTTACCTATGCAGAAAGTGGTAAAGGTAAAAAAGCAATTGTTTTTATTCACGGTATGCTTTGTTCCAAAGATTTTTTTCAAAAACAAATTTCTTTTTTCAAAGATAAGGATTATCATGCTGTAGCTGTAGATCTTAGAGGACATGGTGATTCCGATAAACCTCTGGAAGGGTATACAGTAAAAACGTATGCTTCTGATGTTCATGAACTTATTCAAAAATTAAATTTGGAAAAACCTATATTAGTTGGCTGGTCAATGGGTTCTATGGTGATTTGGGATTATTTTGATATGTTCCCTGGTGAAGTAGGTGGATTGGTATGTGTAGACCAATCACCATCAGATTTTGCATGGCCAAATTGGAAGTTTGGAGTAATGACTACAAATGATTTGAAGGAAATATCCGAGGTTACACAAACAAACAGAGAACCATTTTATAAAGAATTAATTGGTTTGATGCTGCACGCTCCTTCTAAAGAAGATTCTGAGTTCTTTTTAAGTCAACTTATGAAAATACCACCTGTAATAGCAGAAGCAATTGTTTTAAATCAGACTTATCAGGACTACAGGGAGACTATTAAAAACATAAATGTGCCAACTTTTGTTGCATTTGGAGAAGATCCAAAACTTAATCCGCCAGAAGCGGGTATGTGGATAAAAGATAACATTAAAGATTCTAAAATAAAGATTTTTAAGAATTCAAGTCATTGTCCATTTTGGGAAGAACCGGATGAATTTAATAAGGCAGTTAAAGATTTTGCAGATTCAATAAAGTAA
- a CDS encoding DUF1861 family protein: MKEYDNKKAKKIARRVKFIGIFNKDVYNITAPFLSNGRIVIAGRVESKRSNDSMVLFFEKYEDAWCHIIESPIMNLEDPFFTKIGNEMVVGGVEVFNDINDPNNLIWRTMIYKGKDIFHLKLFFVGPEGMKDLRITELKDGTIGVLTRPQGAKGGRGKIGFAKIKRLNDLSMGVIEDAPILNDFFNNDEWGGINSIYPIDQNNIGLLGHIAKVDEKGMKHYYSMTFVLDINSMAYKDVQIIASRNDFLPGPSKNETLYDVVFSGGLTFKGEKAILYAGISDIEAQTLEIDNPFYDYMNKNPELYFDNL, translated from the coding sequence TTGAAGGAGTATGATAACAAAAAAGCAAAAAAGATAGCCAGGAGAGTTAAATTCATAGGAATATTTAACAAGGATGTCTATAATATAACAGCTCCATTTTTAAGTAATGGTAGAATAGTAATAGCTGGCAGAGTTGAATCAAAGAGAAGCAACGATTCCATGGTTCTTTTTTTTGAAAAGTATGAAGATGCATGGTGTCATATAATAGAATCACCTATTATGAACTTGGAAGATCCATTTTTCACAAAGATAGGTAATGAGATGGTAGTAGGTGGAGTTGAAGTTTTTAATGATATAAATGATCCTAATAATCTTATATGGAGAACTATGATATATAAAGGCAAGGACATTTTTCATCTTAAGCTTTTTTTTGTAGGACCTGAAGGAATGAAGGATCTACGCATAACTGAGTTAAAGGATGGTACCATAGGTGTATTAACTCGCCCTCAAGGAGCTAAAGGTGGAAGAGGAAAGATAGGATTTGCAAAGATTAAAAGATTAAACGATTTGAGTATGGGAGTTATTGAAGACGCCCCTATTTTAAATGACTTTTTTAATAATGATGAATGGGGAGGAATCAACAGCATATATCCTATTGATCAAAATAATATAGGGCTTTTAGGGCATATAGCAAAAGTAGACGAGAAGGGAATGAAGCACTATTACTCCATGACTTTTGTACTTGATATAAATTCTATGGCATATAAAGATGTACAGATAATTGCAAGCAGAAATGATTTTTTACCGGGACCTAGTAAAAATGAAACACTTTATGATGTAGTTTTTAGTGGAGGACTCACATTTAAAGGTGAGAAAGCTATTTTATATGCAGGAATAAGTGATATTGAAGCACAGACACTTGAAATAGATAATCCATTTTATGATTATATGAATAAAAATCCAGAATTATACTTCGATAATTTATAG
- a CDS encoding potassium channel family protein: protein MIHKISKKSLKLIYNVFIGILSLSIIIILIFEDAGNLTARGMDTARKIDNIIWMIFVVDYFTRLIISENKKIFIKKNIIDLIAIIPFNMIFQSLRIVESTKLFKTLKLVNFLRSLRALAFFFKFEKCLNEFIKTNKFNYILQLTIVTILMGGVGMHFAEGRTLGDSIWLSFVTTTTVGYGDISPSTIAGRIIASILMLTGIGFIGTLTSTISAYFIDRKAKKVRKNFKYKVLDTIKEELDHFDSLSNEDVNNICKTLIGLKNK from the coding sequence ATGATTCATAAAATTTCTAAAAAAAGCTTAAAATTAATTTACAATGTTTTTATAGGAATATTGTCTTTAAGTATTATAATTATACTCATATTTGAAGATGCAGGAAATCTTACAGCTAGAGGCATGGATACAGCTCGCAAAATAGATAATATAATATGGATGATTTTTGTAGTGGATTATTTCACACGGCTTATAATTTCAGAAAATAAAAAGATTTTCATAAAGAAAAATATTATAGACTTAATTGCCATAATACCCTTTAATATGATATTTCAAAGTTTAAGGATAGTTGAAAGTACAAAATTATTTAAAACTTTAAAATTAGTAAACTTTTTAAGATCTTTACGGGCTCTGGCATTCTTCTTTAAGTTTGAAAAATGTTTAAATGAATTTATAAAAACTAATAAGTTTAATTATATACTTCAACTCACTATAGTTACTATACTTATGGGAGGAGTTGGAATGCATTTTGCAGAAGGCAGGACACTTGGAGACTCAATTTGGCTGAGTTTTGTAACCACAACTACAGTGGGATATGGTGATATTTCTCCATCCACTATAGCAGGAAGGATAATAGCATCTATTTTAATGCTTACGGGTATAGGATTTATAGGAACACTTACAAGTACCATTTCTGCATACTTTATAGATAGAAAGGCTAAAAAAGTACGTAAAAATTTTAAATACAAGGTCTTGGATACTATTAAGGAAGAGTTAGATCACTTTGATAGCTTGTCCAATGAAGATGTAAACAACATTTGCAAAACATTGATAGGCTTGAAAAATAAATAG
- a CDS encoding efflux RND transporter periplasmic adaptor subunit: MVNKIVSMIKKYKIAAIGILVGIVVIVCGIISYFWYENTYYISTNDAVVGADLVNVNTQIQGKLLEFDINEGDEVNKDEILARQEVTNTPDSSIDSSLVRAPISGIVVKKQSTQGEFKLAGQTIATVADEDNVYVTANIDEKEIQNIKVGQAVTVKFDEFNGKKFNGKVKSIGLVSQNGLNQSSKDKSGKFEKVNHKVPVKIQFNKTKGLVLGTNASVKIRIK; this comes from the coding sequence ATGGTTAATAAAATAGTTAGTATGATTAAGAAATATAAAATAGCAGCTATTGGAATATTAGTAGGAATTGTAGTAATAGTGTGCGGTATAATATCTTATTTTTGGTATGAAAACACTTATTATATTTCAACAAATGATGCAGTAGTGGGTGCAGATTTAGTTAATGTAAATACTCAAATTCAAGGTAAATTACTAGAGTTTGATATAAATGAGGGTGATGAAGTTAATAAAGATGAGATATTGGCCAGACAGGAAGTTACAAATACCCCGGATTCAAGCATAGATTCATCTTTAGTGAGAGCTCCTATAAGTGGTATAGTTGTGAAAAAGCAGAGTACTCAGGGAGAATTTAAACTAGCTGGTCAAACTATAGCTACTGTAGCAGATGAGGATAATGTTTATGTAACTGCAAATATAGATGAAAAAGAAATTCAAAATATAAAAGTTGGTCAAGCTGTTACCGTTAAGTTTGATGAATTTAATGGCAAAAAGTTTAATGGAAAAGTAAAATCCATTGGATTAGTATCACAAAATGGACTAAATCAATCTTCTAAAGATAAAAGTGGTAAGTTTGAAAAAGTAAACCATAAAGTACCGGTTAAAATTCAGTTCAATAAAACTAAGGGATTAGTTTTAGGAACTAATGCAAGTGTCAAGATTCGTATAAAATAG
- a CDS encoding FAD-binding oxidoreductase, protein MNSEIIENLKKITGTDWVTDDLSQMQSYLQDETEALIRVESSKDCVVVKPGSPEEISKILTYANEIMIPVIARGGGTGVCGAAVPIKPSIILSLERLNKIVEFDKKNLMITVESGVTLANLLEELNKQDKLFFPIHPGDEGAQIGGMVAVNAGGTKAVKHGIMRNHVKALEVVFPTGEIVTLGGKLIKNNMGYDLLQMMIGSEGTLGVITKVTLKLYAKNKYTGTLIVSFDSRRDACDCVPKILQEGITPLAIEYMDRPISEKAADHLGTKWPATKGSVDLMLMLDAKTEDELYDTSEQIVGICEEHNAVDSIIAETSKDQKEILAIRSNAYTPFKDHVADGLDMAVPPSAVPDFFDDISALSEKYHTEIPAVGHIGDGNIHNFILSDNGKLPSYYEEFKQEMYKIALKYGGTITAEHGTGKTRKEYMPLQFTKREIQIMEGIKKAFDPNEILNPGTIVD, encoded by the coding sequence TTGAATTCAGAAATAATTGAAAATCTAAAAAAAATTACCGGGACAGACTGGGTTACAGATGACCTATCTCAGATGCAAAGTTACTTGCAGGATGAAACGGAAGCTTTAATTCGTGTTGAATCCTCAAAAGATTGTGTAGTAGTTAAACCCGGTTCACCAGAAGAAATATCAAAAATATTAACATATGCAAATGAAATCATGATACCTGTAATTGCCAGGGGCGGTGGTACAGGTGTATGTGGTGCGGCAGTTCCCATAAAACCAAGTATAATCTTATCTTTGGAAAGATTAAATAAAATCGTGGAATTTGACAAAAAGAATCTAATGATTACAGTGGAGTCTGGCGTAACTTTAGCAAATTTACTTGAAGAATTAAATAAACAGGATAAATTATTCTTCCCAATACATCCAGGTGATGAAGGCGCACAAATTGGAGGAATGGTAGCTGTAAATGCAGGCGGTACAAAAGCTGTAAAACATGGAATTATGAGAAATCATGTTAAAGCTTTAGAAGTCGTTTTTCCTACAGGAGAAATAGTCACTTTAGGTGGAAAATTAATAAAAAACAACATGGGTTATGATTTACTTCAAATGATGATTGGAAGTGAAGGAACTCTTGGTGTGATTACAAAAGTAACTTTAAAATTATATGCAAAAAATAAATACACAGGTACACTTATAGTTTCCTTTGATTCACGAAGAGATGCCTGCGACTGCGTTCCTAAAATACTTCAGGAAGGAATTACACCTTTAGCTATTGAATACATGGACAGGCCTATTTCAGAAAAAGCTGCAGACCACCTTGGAACCAAATGGCCTGCAACCAAAGGCTCCGTGGATTTAATGCTCATGCTGGACGCTAAAACTGAAGATGAACTTTATGATACTAGTGAACAAATCGTAGGAATATGTGAAGAACATAATGCAGTAGACAGCATTATAGCTGAAACTTCAAAGGATCAGAAGGAAATTTTAGCTATAAGGAGCAATGCCTACACTCCTTTTAAAGACCATGTAGCTGATGGACTTGACATGGCAGTTCCACCATCCGCAGTACCTGATTTTTTTGACGATATATCGGCTTTATCTGAAAAATACCACACTGAAATTCCAGCAGTTGGCCATATAGGCGATGGGAATATTCATAATTTCATACTAAGTGACAATGGTAAATTGCCTTCTTACTATGAAGAATTTAAACAGGAAATGTACAAAATTGCATTAAAATACGGTGGAACAATAACTGCAGAACATGGAACTGGAAAAACTAGAAAAGAATATATGCCTCTTCAATTTACCAAAAGAGAAATTCAAATTATGGAAGGCATTAAGAAAGCATTTGATCCTAATGAAATTTTAAATCCAGGTACTATAGTGGATTAA